The following are encoded together in the Mastacembelus armatus chromosome 6, fMasArm1.2, whole genome shotgun sequence genome:
- the LOC113132389 gene encoding fatty acyl-CoA hydrolase precursor, medium chain-like isoform X3 — MKFRAQLTFSPLLFVLFLSVDANLHAPEVHTKLGSLRGKYVTVKGKETGVHAYLGVPFAKPPVDPALRFAAPQPVEGWEGVKDATQQPFMCIQNKKLLLDLLDKLGGIMADIPDISEDCLYLNIYSPASRAHDAKLPVMVWIHGGGFTLGAVSVYDGSALAAYQDVVVVLIQYRLGPVGFLSTGDKHMSGNFGLLDQVQALKWIQQHIHNFGGDPDLVSVFGESAGGMSTSLLLLSPLSDGLFHHAIAESGTAALDLLLSNEPLPVMQMVANVSGCGFESTGQFADCMRNLDIDTILTVVKDERLRFPIKVDGHFLTKPVDELFHKHELHRVPFMTGVNNDEGGWLLNNYFAPQNWTKGIDREEIVKRLSIFFPDPEHANIREMITDEYIGIGDDRVKNRDGFTEMLGDVLFTIPAIKVANYHRDAGAPVYLYEYHHPPKFLQAKRPSFVGCDHGDEIFTVLGLCFTTTQVKLPACPEEEEEFSKIMMSYWGNFARTGSPNGDGLVHWPKYGTEEDYLAIGLKEQIAGHHLKKDRFVFFTQILQEKLRQLREKREHGEL; from the exons ATGAAATTCCGTGCACAGCTCACCTTTTcccctctgctgtttgttttatttctctctgtagATGCAAACCTCCATG CACCTGAAGTCCATACAAAGCTCGGGAGCCTGAGAGGGAAGTATGTGACTGTAAAGGGTAAAGAGACTGGGGTCCATGCCTACCTGGGTGTCCCATTTGCCAAGCCCCCTGTAGACCCAGCTCTGAGATTTGCTGCGCCTCAGCCAGTAGAGGGATGGGAAGGAGTGAAAGATGCCACCCAGCAGCCATTCAT GTGTATTCAGAATAAAAAGCTTCTTCTTGATCTGCTTGATAAACTTGGTGGCATAATGGCAGATATTCCAGATATTTCAGAAGACTGTCTTTACCTCAACATTTACTCTCCCGCAAGCAGAGCACATGATGCCAAGCTACCA GTCATGGTTTGGATCCATGGTGGAGGGTTTACTCTGGGAGCAGTTTCAGTGTATGATGGCTCAGCCCTGGCTGCTTACCAGGATGTGGTAGTGGTTTTGATACAGTACCGCCTGGGACCTGTGGGATTTCTCAG CACTGGAGATAAGCACATGTCAGGCAACTTTGGATTGCTGGACCAGGTGCAAGCTCTGAAGTGGATCCAGCAGCACATTCACAACTTTGGGGGAGACCCAGACTTAGTCTCTGTATTTGGAGAGTCTGCTGGTGGAATGAGCACATCTCTCTTG CTTCTGTCACCATTGTCTGATGGACTGTTCCACCATGCCATTGCTGAGAGTGGCACTGCAGCATTAGATTTACTTTTATCAAATGAACCTTTACCAGTGATGCAG ATGGTAGCAAATGTATCTGGCTGTGGTTTTGAAAGCACAGGGCAGTTTGCTGATTGTATGAGAAACCTCGATATTGATACTATTTTGACTGTTGTGAAG GATGAAAGATTGAGATTTCCTATAAAGGTTGATGGCCACTTCCTAACAAAACCTGTGGATGAACTGTTCCACAAACATGAACTGCACAGAGTGCCCTTCATGACTGGTGTTAATAATGATGAAGGAGGCTGGTTACTGAATAAT taCTTTGCTCCTCAAAACTGGACAAAGGGGATAGACCGTGAGGAGATCGTGAAGAGGTTGTCCATCTTCTTCCCTGAT CCTGAACATGCAAACATCAGAGAGATGATAACAGATGAATATATTGGAATCGGGGATGATCGTGTGAAAAATAGAGATGGATTCACTGAGATGCTTGGAGATGTGTTGTTTACCATTCCAGCCATTAAGGTTGCTAATTATCACagag ATGCTGGCGCCCCTGTTTACCTGTATGAGTATCACCATCCTCCCAAATTTCTGCAAGCCAAAAGGCCAAGCTTTGTTGGCTGTGACCATGGAGATGAAATCTTTACAGTGCTTGGACTTTGTTTCACAACCACCCAAGTCAAATTACCTG CATGCcctgaagaagaggaagagtttAGCAAAATCATGATGAGCTACTGGGGAAACTTTGCTCGCACAGG gtcTCCTAATGGAGATGGTCTTGTCCACTGGCCAAAGTATGGCACAGAAGAAGACTACCTGGCAATTGGTCTAAAGGAGCAAATAGCTGGTCATCATCTGAAGAAGGACCGGTTTGTCTTTTTCACACAGATCCTGCAAGAGAAGCTGCGACAACttagagagaagagagagcatGGAGAGCTGTAG
- the LOC113132389 gene encoding fatty acyl-CoA hydrolase precursor, medium chain-like isoform X1: MKFRAQLTFSPLLFVLFLSVDANLHAPEVHTKLGSLRGKYVTVKGKETGVHAYLGVPFAKPPVDPALRFAAPQPVEGWEGVKDATQQPFMCIQNKKLLLDLLDKLGGIMADIPDISEDCLYLNIYSPASRAHDAKLPVMVWIHGGGFTLGAVSVYDGSALAAYQDVVVVLIQYRLGPVGFLSTGDKHMSGNFGLLDQVQALKWIQQHIHNFGGDPDLVSVFGESAGGMSTSLLLLSPLSDGLFHHAIAESGTAALDLLLSNEPLPVMQMVANVSGCGFESTGQFADCMRNLDIDTILTVVKDERLRFPIKVDGHFLTKPVDELFHKHELHRVPFMTGVNNDEGGWLLNNYFAPQNWTKGIDREEIVKRLSIFFPDPEHANIREMITDEYIGIGDDRVKNRDGFTEMLGDVLFTIPAIKVANYHRDAGAPVYLYEYHHPPKFLQAKRPSFVGCDHGDEIFTVLGLCFTTTQVKLPEACPEEEEEFSKIMMSYWGNFARTGSPNGDGLVHWPKYGTEEDYLAIGLKEQIAGHHLKKDRFVFFTQILQEKLRQLREKREHGEL; this comes from the exons ATGAAATTCCGTGCACAGCTCACCTTTTcccctctgctgtttgttttatttctctctgtagATGCAAACCTCCATG CACCTGAAGTCCATACAAAGCTCGGGAGCCTGAGAGGGAAGTATGTGACTGTAAAGGGTAAAGAGACTGGGGTCCATGCCTACCTGGGTGTCCCATTTGCCAAGCCCCCTGTAGACCCAGCTCTGAGATTTGCTGCGCCTCAGCCAGTAGAGGGATGGGAAGGAGTGAAAGATGCCACCCAGCAGCCATTCAT GTGTATTCAGAATAAAAAGCTTCTTCTTGATCTGCTTGATAAACTTGGTGGCATAATGGCAGATATTCCAGATATTTCAGAAGACTGTCTTTACCTCAACATTTACTCTCCCGCAAGCAGAGCACATGATGCCAAGCTACCA GTCATGGTTTGGATCCATGGTGGAGGGTTTACTCTGGGAGCAGTTTCAGTGTATGATGGCTCAGCCCTGGCTGCTTACCAGGATGTGGTAGTGGTTTTGATACAGTACCGCCTGGGACCTGTGGGATTTCTCAG CACTGGAGATAAGCACATGTCAGGCAACTTTGGATTGCTGGACCAGGTGCAAGCTCTGAAGTGGATCCAGCAGCACATTCACAACTTTGGGGGAGACCCAGACTTAGTCTCTGTATTTGGAGAGTCTGCTGGTGGAATGAGCACATCTCTCTTG CTTCTGTCACCATTGTCTGATGGACTGTTCCACCATGCCATTGCTGAGAGTGGCACTGCAGCATTAGATTTACTTTTATCAAATGAACCTTTACCAGTGATGCAG ATGGTAGCAAATGTATCTGGCTGTGGTTTTGAAAGCACAGGGCAGTTTGCTGATTGTATGAGAAACCTCGATATTGATACTATTTTGACTGTTGTGAAG GATGAAAGATTGAGATTTCCTATAAAGGTTGATGGCCACTTCCTAACAAAACCTGTGGATGAACTGTTCCACAAACATGAACTGCACAGAGTGCCCTTCATGACTGGTGTTAATAATGATGAAGGAGGCTGGTTACTGAATAAT taCTTTGCTCCTCAAAACTGGACAAAGGGGATAGACCGTGAGGAGATCGTGAAGAGGTTGTCCATCTTCTTCCCTGAT CCTGAACATGCAAACATCAGAGAGATGATAACAGATGAATATATTGGAATCGGGGATGATCGTGTGAAAAATAGAGATGGATTCACTGAGATGCTTGGAGATGTGTTGTTTACCATTCCAGCCATTAAGGTTGCTAATTATCACagag ATGCTGGCGCCCCTGTTTACCTGTATGAGTATCACCATCCTCCCAAATTTCTGCAAGCCAAAAGGCCAAGCTTTGTTGGCTGTGACCATGGAGATGAAATCTTTACAGTGCTTGGACTTTGTTTCACAACCACCCAAGTCAAATTACCTG AAGCATGCcctgaagaagaggaagagtttAGCAAAATCATGATGAGCTACTGGGGAAACTTTGCTCGCACAGG gtcTCCTAATGGAGATGGTCTTGTCCACTGGCCAAAGTATGGCACAGAAGAAGACTACCTGGCAATTGGTCTAAAGGAGCAAATAGCTGGTCATCATCTGAAGAAGGACCGGTTTGTCTTTTTCACACAGATCCTGCAAGAGAAGCTGCGACAACttagagagaagagagagcatGGAGAGCTGTAG
- the LOC113132389 gene encoding fatty acyl-CoA hydrolase precursor, medium chain-like isoform X2 — protein MEFRVKLTFIPLLFVLFLSVGANLHAPEVHTKLGSLRGKYVTVKGKETGVHAYLGVPFAKPPVDPALRFAAPQPVEGWEGVKDATQQPFMCIQNKKLLLDLLDKLGGIMADIPDISEDCLYLNIYSPASRAHDAKLPVMVWIHGGGFTLGAVSVYDGSALAAYQDVVVVLIQYRLGPVGFLSTGDKHMSGNFGLLDQVQALKWIQQHIHNFGGDPDLVSVFGESAGGMSTSLLLLSPLSDGLFHHAIAESGTAALDLLLSNEPLPVMQMVANVSGCGFESTGQFADCMRNLDIDTILTVVKDERLRFPIKVDGHFLTKPVDELFHKHELHRVPFMTGVNNDEGGWLLNNYFAPQNWTKGIDREEIVKRLSIFFPDPEHANIREMITDEYIGIGDDRVKNRDGFTEMLGDVLFTIPAIKVANYHRDAGAPVYLYEYHHPPKFLQAKRPSFVGCDHGDEIFTVLGLCFTTTQVKLPEACPEEEEEFSKIMMSYWGNFARTGSPNGDGLVHWPKYGTEEDYLAIGLKEQIAGHHLKKDRFVFFTQILQEKLRQLREKREHGEL, from the exons ATGGAGTTCCGTGTAAAGCTTACCTTTATCcctctcctgtttgttttattcctttCTGTAGGTGCAAATCTTCATG CACCTGAAGTCCATACAAAGCTCGGGAGCCTGAGAGGGAAGTATGTGACTGTAAAGGGTAAAGAGACTGGGGTCCATGCCTACCTGGGTGTCCCATTTGCCAAGCCCCCTGTAGACCCAGCTCTGAGATTTGCTGCGCCTCAGCCAGTAGAGGGATGGGAAGGAGTGAAAGATGCCACCCAGCAGCCATTCAT GTGTATTCAGAATAAAAAGCTTCTTCTTGATCTGCTTGATAAACTTGGTGGCATAATGGCAGATATTCCAGATATTTCAGAAGACTGTCTTTACCTCAACATTTACTCTCCCGCAAGCAGAGCACATGATGCCAAGCTACCA GTCATGGTTTGGATCCATGGTGGAGGGTTTACTCTGGGAGCAGTTTCAGTGTATGATGGCTCAGCCCTGGCTGCTTACCAGGATGTGGTAGTGGTTTTGATACAGTACCGCCTGGGACCTGTGGGATTTCTCAG CACTGGAGATAAGCACATGTCAGGCAACTTTGGATTGCTGGACCAGGTGCAAGCTCTGAAGTGGATCCAGCAGCACATTCACAACTTTGGGGGAGACCCAGACTTAGTCTCTGTATTTGGAGAGTCTGCTGGTGGAATGAGCACATCTCTCTTG CTTCTGTCACCATTGTCTGATGGACTGTTCCACCATGCCATTGCTGAGAGTGGCACTGCAGCATTAGATTTACTTTTATCAAATGAACCTTTACCAGTGATGCAG ATGGTAGCAAATGTATCTGGCTGTGGTTTTGAAAGCACAGGGCAGTTTGCTGATTGTATGAGAAACCTCGATATTGATACTATTTTGACTGTTGTGAAG GATGAAAGATTGAGATTTCCTATAAAGGTTGATGGCCACTTCCTAACAAAACCTGTGGATGAACTGTTCCACAAACATGAACTGCACAGAGTGCCCTTCATGACTGGTGTTAATAATGATGAAGGAGGCTGGTTACTGAATAAT taCTTTGCTCCTCAAAACTGGACAAAGGGGATAGACCGTGAGGAGATCGTGAAGAGGTTGTCCATCTTCTTCCCTGAT CCTGAACATGCAAACATCAGAGAGATGATAACAGATGAATATATTGGAATCGGGGATGATCGTGTGAAAAATAGAGATGGATTCACTGAGATGCTTGGAGATGTGTTGTTTACCATTCCAGCCATTAAGGTTGCTAATTATCACagag ATGCTGGCGCCCCTGTTTACCTGTATGAGTATCACCATCCTCCCAAATTTCTGCAAGCCAAAAGGCCAAGCTTTGTTGGCTGTGACCATGGAGATGAAATCTTTACAGTGCTTGGACTTTGTTTCACAACCACCCAAGTCAAATTACCTG AAGCATGCcctgaagaagaggaagagtttAGCAAAATCATGATGAGCTACTGGGGAAACTTTGCTCGCACAGG gtcTCCTAATGGAGATGGTCTTGTCCACTGGCCAAAGTATGGCACAGAAGAAGACTACCTGGCAATTGGTCTAAAGGAGCAAATAGCTGGTCATCATCTGAAGAAGGACCGGTTTGTCTTTTTCACACAGATCCTGCAAGAGAAGCTGCGACAACttagagagaagagagagcatGGAGAGCTGTAG